In the genome of Triticum urartu cultivar G1812 chromosome 5, Tu2.1, whole genome shotgun sequence, one region contains:
- the LOC125507688 gene encoding uncharacterized protein LOC125507688, whose translation MQYEEEKLKRPLSDMQAWEIAHTRKDSKPGEPQYYGKKTAGRKQAYSEAYLKLHPDTPDPIAAPLDDRAVVSMGPKEHGREAVLDAVITPSISYTQLRRIDPSLSQRTSQPVTNTQSLFQEQQSAYMEYTRQETMAWHQRLYEHQVQRDSQMQQAFQDMAAGRCPQFPPAQCPPAQPVLMSFEEFVAQNAGPSPVSASPIYSPKACHAFQHSHISRAYVFSTSREHVDLPLAVVFAALRRHGARPLRSTEAEAEAVLAVALPLAVTTWALAVLAVTTSAVLDDPCVVMMLEMTCVW comes from the exons ATGCAGTACGAG GAGGAGAAACTGAAGCGGCCGCTATCAGACATGCAGGCGTGGGAGATCGCCCATACGCGGAAGGACTCCAAGCCTGGCGAGCCCCAGTACTACGGCAAGAAGACCGCGGGGAGGAAGCAGGCCTACTCCGAAGCGTATCTGAAGTTGCATCCTGACACACCTGACCCCATTGCGGCGCCTCTGGACGACAGggcggtggtgagcatggggcccaAGGAGCACGGTCGGGAGGCGGTTCTCGATGCTGTGATCACTCCTAGTATCTCCTACACACAGCTTCGTCGGATCGACCCGAGCCTGAGCCAGCGCACGAGCCAGCCAGTGACCAATACACAGTCCCTCTTTCAGGAGCAACAATCT GCCTACATGGAGTACACACGCCAGGAGACCATGGCGTGGCATCAGAGGCTTTATGAACACCAAGTGCAGAGGGATAGCCAGATGCAGCAGGCTTTTCAGGATATGGCGGCCGGCAGGTGTCCTCAGTTCCCTCCAGCACAATGCCCTCCAGCACAACCAGTGCTGATGAGCTTTGAGGAGTTTGTGGCACAGAACGCTGGCCCCTCGCCGGTTAGTGCATCCCCAATCTATTCACCCAAAGCATGTCATGCCTTTCAACACAGTCATATATCCCGTGCATATGTCTTTTCAACATCCAGGGAACATGTGGATCTACCGTTGGCGGTGGTCTTCGCAGCACTCCGGAGACACGGAGCCCGACCACTTCGAtccacggaggcggaggcggaggcggtcTTGGCGGTAGCGCTGCCGCTAGCAGTGACGACCTGGGCTTTGGCCGTCTTGGCGGTGACGACCTCCGCGGTGCTCGATGATCCTTGTGTGGTGATGATGCTTGAGATGACTTGTGTGTGGtga